In one window of Mus pahari chromosome 3, PAHARI_EIJ_v1.1, whole genome shotgun sequence DNA:
- the LOC110318790 gene encoding olfactory receptor 4C15-like: MQNQSFVTEFIILGLSQNPIVEKILFFVLLLVYLATIGGNMIIVVTIMYSPALLGSPMYFFLAFLSFLDLCVSSTVTPKMIVDFLHEKKTISFGCCMTQLFSVHFFSGTEMIVLAVMAYDRYVAICKPLHYSSILTRRLCIILVAISWAGGFLHSIIQIIFTLQLPFCGPNVIDHYTCDLFPLLKLACTDTHIFVLLVFANSGAICIIIFSLLLVSYGVILFSLRAHSSEGRRKALSTCGAHVTVVVLFLVPCILIYARDTSAFSFEKDTLLFVNVLTPLLNPTVYTFRNKEMINAIRKMCKRLKMIFVRF, from the coding sequence ATGCAAAACCAGAGTTTTGTTACTGAGTTCATAATCTTGGGGCTTTCTCAGAACCCAATAGttgaaaaaatacttttttttgtacttttattaGTTTATCTTGCAACAATAGGGGGCAACATGATAATTGTTGTGACCATCATGTATAGCCCTGCACTGCTGGGCTCTCCCATGTAtttcttcttggctttcttgTCCTTCCTGGATCTATGTGTCTCTTCCACTGTCACACCCAAGATGATTGTAGACTTCTTACATGAGAAGAAGACCATCTCCTTTGGCTGTTGCATGACACAACTCTTTTCAGTCCATTTCTTCTCAGGAACAGAAATGATTGTCCTAGCAGTCATGGCCTATGACCGTTACGTGGCTATTTGCAAGCCCTTACACTATTCTTCCATCCTTACTCGGAGGCTCTGTATTATTTTGGTAGCAATATCATGGGCAGGGGGCTTCTTGCACTCGATCATACAAATTATATTCACATTGCAGCTGCCCTTCTGTGGCCCCAATGTCATTGATCATTACACATGTGACTTGTTTCCATTGCTGAAGCTGGCCTGCACGGACACTCATATATTTGTTCTTTTGGTGTTTGCAAACAGTGGTGCTATCTGCATCATTATCTTCTCCTTGTTGCTTGTCTCCTATGGTGTCATCTTGTTCTCTCTGAGAGCCCACAGTTCTGAGGGACGACGGAAAGCTCTTTCCACCTGTGGAGCCCATGTTACTGTTGTGGTTTTGTTCCTTGTTCCATGCATATTAATATATGCACGGGATACATCCGCATTTTCCTTTGAGAAAGACACACTTTTATTTGTCAATGTCCTGACGCCATTGCTAAATCCTACAGTTTACACTTTCAGGAATAAGGAAATGATAAATGCCATCAGAAAAATGTGCAAGAGactgaaaatgatttttgttaGATTTTAA
- the LOC110318702 gene encoding olfactory receptor 4C15-like, which yields MQNQSFVTEFILLGLSQNSKVEKILFVIFLLIYLATIGGNMIIVVTIIYSPALLSSPMYFFLIFLSLLDACTSSTVTPKMIVDFFYERKTISFECCMTQLFTVHFFTGAEVIVLASMAYDRYVAICKPLHYSSIMTRRLCGILVVVSWAGGFLHSIIQIIFTLQLPFCGPNVIDHYMCDLFPLLKLACTDTHIYVLLIFANSGAICIIIFSLLLVSYGVILFSLRAHSSEGRRKALSTCGSHIIVVLLCFVPCLLIYARPTSAFSFEKNMLIFINVLTPLLNPMVYTFRNKEMKNAIRKMWKRLIVVSDKF from the coding sequence ATGCAAAACCAGAGCTTTGTCACTGAGTTCATACTCCTGGGActttcacagaactcaaaagttgagaaaatactgtttgttatatttttgttgatCTACCTTGCAACTATTGGGGGCAACATGATAATTGTGGTGACCATCATCTACAGCCCTGCACTGCTGAGctcccccatgtacttcttcttGATATTCCTGTCCTTACTGGATGCATGCACTTCTTCCACTGTCACCCCCAAGATGATTGTCGACTTCTTCTATGAGAGGAAGACCATCTCCTTTGAATGTTGTATGACACAACTGTTTACAGTCCACTTCTTCACTGGGGCAGAAGTGATTGTCCTGGCATCCATGgcttatgaccgctatgtggccatttgcaaaccccttcactaCTCTTCCATCATGACTCGGAGGCTCTGTGGAATTTTAGTTGTGGTGTCCTGGGCAGGAGGCTTCTTGCATTCTATCATACAAATCATCTTCACTTTGCAACTGCCATTCTGTGGCCCCAATGTCATTGATCATTACATGTGTGACTTGTTCCCATTACTGAAGCTTGcctgcactgacacacacatttatgtccTTTTGATATTTGCCAACAGTGGGGCTATATGCATTATAATCTTCTCCTTATTGCTTGTCTCTTATGGCGTCATCTTGTTCTCCCTGAGAGCCCACAGTTCTGAAGGGCGACGTAAAGCTCTCTCCACCTGTGGGTCCCATATAATTGTTGTGCTTTTGTGCTTTGTCCCATGCCTATTAATATATGCAAGACCTACATCTGCATTCTCCTTTGAGAAAAACATGCTTATATTTATCAATGTCCTCACCCCATTGCTAAATCCTATGGTTTACACTTTCAGGAATAAGGAAATGAAGAATGCTATCAGAAAAATGTGGAAGAGATTAATAGTGGTTtctgataaattttaa